GCAGCGGTGGTGGCCCTGGACATTAACCCCGCCATCGAAACCCAATGCGATCGCCCCGATTTTTTGGGCCTGACCTGCGATCTCACCGACGAAACCCAAATCAGAAATGCCCTAGAACAAGCGGTGCAGTATTTTGGCGGTTTAGATATGGTGATTCTCAACGCCGGTATTTTTCCCCCCAGTCAGGCGATCGCCCATTTATCCACCGACCATTGGCGTCAGGTGTTAGGCATTAACCTCGACAGTAATCTCATCCTGCTGCGGGAGTGCCATCCTTTCCTCAAACTCGCCCCAAAAGGGGGAAGGGTCACAATCATTGGGTCTAAAAATGTTGCTGCCCCAGGCCAAGGAGTTGCCGCCTATTCCGTTTCCAAAGCCGCTCTCAACCAATTGGCGCGGGTGGCGTCACTGGAATGGGGAACTGAGGGCATTCGGATCAATACGGTGCACCCCAATGCCGTTTTTGACACTGGGATCTGGACTGCTGAAGTCCTCGAAAAACGCGCCCAAGCGTACGGTTTAACCGTTGAGGCATACAAAAAAAACAATCTCCTCCAGGTGGAAATCACCAGCCAGGATGTGGCTGAATGCGCCGCTGCCCTCTGTAGCGATTTATTTGCCAAAACCACTGCCGCCCAAATCCCCCTTGATGGCGGCAATGAACGAGTCATCTAAACAAATAAGCCCCCCTTTTCAAAGGGAGACTTAGGGAGAGCTCAATGTCTCAAATCAGGCCAGGGTCTACATGATACCCACAAAGTGGAGGGGGCCTTGGCCACTAATTAGCTCCAGCAACAGCGCTAAAAAGCCGATCATTGCCAGACGCCCATTGAGCACTTCGGCGCTGGTATTCAAGCCCCAGGAAAGTTCTTGGGGATACATCTTCATGTTTTCCTTCGGGTGGGTCACCTGGGCAAAGGTGCGGGGCTGCTGCTCTAGGGAATCCGTTACCAAGTGAGCAAGGGATTCAATAAAGAGCGGGTGAGTATTGAGAGCAGGGACGCGGCGAAAATTCTCGATGCCCGCTTCTTCGGCCACTTCTCGGTACTCAATGTCAATTTCCTGGAGGGTCTCGATATGCTCTGAAACGAAGCTAATGGGGATCACGACTAAGTCTTTAACGCCCTTTTCTCCTAGGGCAATGAGAGAATCTTCAGTGTAGGGCTGGAGCCATTCCACCGGGCCGACGCGACTCTGGTAGGCGAGGGTATAGTCATTGGGGCGGCCGAGGGCTTCCATAATCAAGCGGGTACATTCTTCAATTTCCCGTTGATAAGGGTCGCCTGCCTCTTTCACATAGCTCTGGGGGACGCCATGGGCACTAAAGAAAATATGGGCCTGGTCGGGGTGCTCGAATTGATCGAGTTCTTGGCGAATCAGATCTACCATCGCGCTGATGTACTGGGGATGGTCATACCAGGAGGGAATGAGGGTGTAGTTCAGTTGGCTGAGGTCTTTGTCAGTGCGCCACATTTCTTCGAGGACGCGAAAACTAGAACCACTGGTACTGATAGAAAATTGGGGATAGAGGGGAAGGACAACTAGGTGATCGAGGTTGTCTTGTTTAATTTCGGCGATCGCCTCTTCCGTGAAGGGGTGCCAATAGCGCATGCCGACATAAATTTTTACTTCTTTGCCCCAGTCCGCCAGTTTTTGGGCGAGGGCTGCACCTTGGGCCTCAGTGATTTGCCGGAGGGGGGAACCGCCGCCAATTTCTTTATAATTTTCTTGGGATTTACCAGC
The nucleotide sequence above comes from [Synechococcus] sp. NIES-970. Encoded proteins:
- the hemH gene encoding ferrochelatase, translated to MGRVGVLLLNLGGPDKLEDVRPFLFNLFADPEIIRLPAPWMQKPLAWLISTLRAGKSQENYKEIGGGSPLRQITEAQGAALAQKLADWGKEVKIYVGMRYWHPFTEEAIAEIKQDNLDHLVVLPLYPQFSISTSGSSFRVLEEMWRTDKDLSQLNYTLIPSWYDHPQYISAMVDLIRQELDQFEHPDQAHIFFSAHGVPQSYVKEAGDPYQREIEECTRLIMEALGRPNDYTLAYQSRVGPVEWLQPYTEDSLIALGEKGVKDLVVIPISFVSEHIETLQEIDIEYREVAEEAGIENFRRVPALNTHPLFIESLAHLVTDSLEQQPRTFAQVTHPKENMKMYPQELSWGLNTSAEVLNGRLAMIGFLALLLELISGQGPLHFVGIM